One Nonomuraea angiospora DNA segment encodes these proteins:
- a CDS encoding MFS transporter, with product MARWIAEWHPDDPAFWESSGKRVARRNLIFSIVAEHLGFTVWTLWSIVATKMGVYKFSTDQLFWLVALPNLVGSVLRVPYTFGPARFGGRNFTVVSAALLLIPAVLLGVAVGNPDTPYWLFLVIAALAGVGGGNFASSMANITYFYPRHKQGIALGLNAAGGNIGVSSVQLVMPLVIGAFGLAAAGWFWIPFVVVAGACAFFFMDNLTSARANPREQLAVAGKAQTWIMSFLYIGTFGSFIGYSTAFPLLSKSLFPDAPFAAVAFVGPLLGSLIRPVGGWLADKLGGAPVTLWNFAGMGGGVLLVWLASTSGGFWMFFLAFQLLFITAGIGNGSTYRMIPAIFQAKAVAERGEGEESLLYGKRQASAAIGIISAVGALGGFLINRAFGMSFAAAGTPAPAFLAFGVFYVSCFALTWWCYTRKVGASVVASLAYARV from the coding sequence ATGGCGCGCTGGATCGCCGAGTGGCACCCCGATGACCCAGCTTTCTGGGAGAGCTCAGGCAAGCGCGTCGCACGGCGCAACCTGATCTTCTCGATCGTCGCCGAGCACCTCGGCTTCACCGTGTGGACGCTGTGGAGCATCGTGGCCACCAAGATGGGGGTCTACAAGTTCTCCACGGACCAGCTCTTCTGGCTGGTCGCGCTGCCCAACCTGGTCGGCTCGGTGCTGCGCGTCCCCTACACGTTCGGCCCGGCCAGGTTCGGCGGGCGCAACTTCACCGTGGTGAGCGCGGCGCTGCTGCTCATCCCGGCCGTGCTGCTCGGCGTGGCGGTCGGCAACCCGGACACGCCGTACTGGCTGTTCCTGGTGATCGCGGCGCTGGCCGGGGTCGGCGGCGGGAACTTCGCCTCCAGCATGGCCAACATCACCTACTTCTACCCCCGCCACAAGCAGGGGATCGCCCTGGGGCTGAACGCCGCGGGCGGCAACATCGGCGTCAGCTCGGTCCAACTCGTCATGCCGCTGGTGATCGGCGCGTTCGGGCTGGCCGCGGCCGGGTGGTTCTGGATCCCGTTCGTCGTCGTGGCCGGCGCCTGCGCCTTCTTCTTCATGGACAACCTCACCAGCGCCAGGGCCAACCCGCGCGAGCAGCTCGCGGTGGCGGGCAAGGCCCAGACCTGGATCATGTCGTTCCTGTACATCGGGACCTTCGGCTCGTTCATCGGCTACTCCACGGCCTTCCCGCTGCTCAGCAAGAGCCTCTTCCCCGACGCCCCCTTCGCCGCCGTGGCGTTCGTCGGGCCGCTGCTGGGCTCGCTGATCAGGCCGGTGGGCGGCTGGCTGGCCGACAAGCTCGGCGGCGCCCCCGTCACGCTGTGGAACTTCGCCGGGATGGGCGGCGGCGTGCTGCTGGTCTGGCTGGCCAGCACCTCCGGCGGCTTCTGGATGTTCTTCCTGGCCTTCCAGCTCCTCTTCATCACCGCCGGCATCGGCAACGGCTCCACGTACCGCATGATCCCGGCCATCTTCCAGGCCAAGGCCGTCGCCGAGCGCGGCGAGGGCGAGGAGTCCCTGCTGTACGGCAAGCGCCAGGCCTCGGCCGCCATCGGCATCATCTCGGCGGTGGGAGCGCTGGGCGGGTTCCTCATCAACCGGGCGTTCGGGATGTCGTTCGCCGCCGCCGGGACCCCGGCGCCCGCCTTCCTCGCCTTCGGCGTCTTCTACGTGTCCTGTTTCGCCCTGACCTGGTGGTGCTACACCCGCAAGGTCGGCGCCTCGGTGGTGGCGAGCCTCGCCTATGCCCGGGTCTGA
- a CDS encoding GNAT family N-acetyltransferase, translated as MIRPATPADVPEIVNMIRELAEYEKAAHEARVTEEQLHTALFSDQPAAFAHIAEHDGEVAGFTLWFLTFSTWRGVHGIYLEDLYVRPQHRGGGHGLSLMKELAAICAERGYQRFEWSVLDWNEPSIGFYEKLGAVRQDEWLKYRLTDEPLRRLAGRQD; from the coding sequence ATGATTCGCCCCGCGACACCCGCCGACGTGCCCGAAATCGTCAACATGATCCGTGAGCTCGCCGAGTACGAGAAGGCCGCGCACGAGGCGAGGGTCACCGAGGAGCAGCTGCACACCGCGCTCTTCTCCGACCAGCCGGCCGCCTTCGCCCACATCGCCGAGCACGACGGCGAGGTGGCCGGCTTCACGCTCTGGTTCCTGACGTTCTCGACGTGGCGGGGCGTGCACGGCATCTACCTGGAGGACCTGTACGTACGCCCCCAGCACCGGGGCGGCGGCCACGGCCTCTCGCTCATGAAGGAGCTGGCCGCGATCTGCGCCGAGCGCGGCTACCAGCGCTTCGAATGGTCGGTGCTCGACTGGAACGAGCCCAGCATCGGCTTCTACGAAAAGCTCGGCGCGGTGCGCCAGGACGAGTGGCTGAAGTACCGGCTGACCGACGAGCCGCTGCGGCGCCTGGCCGGCCGCCAGGACTGA
- a CDS encoding aminotransferase-like domain-containing protein, protein MRSPRRLSVPIQLDRDLPEPLHDQLAAQLRRAIAGGRLIGRMPSTRTLAAVLGVSRGVALAAYEVLLAEGHITGRHGSGTYVSGPEDGAVPRTLARRSGQEDGAAPRAVAGRSGPVDAREAVVDLRWDRPSTQAFPLAAWRAAWRRASHQAPPVDEPPAAGLPELRAAIAAYLRESRGLVLDGHEVVVTAGYADALALILRARHGAGGALIALEDPAPPGLRRALARLGTVLPLRTDGSGARPDLVPAGCDVVAVLPERGALGARMPTERRLALAAWARESGGLVLEPAFDGLFNPSLSPRPSVLALGEAGSTAMVGSFCDLLTPTLRLAFAVVPRRLAGAIEEGMSAGHGQPSSTCQLAVRDLLASGCVAGRAERLSVLYGAKRAFVRQALGAYPDTRLLGAGTGAAAALLLPAAVRAGSVVAGLLARRVLVADLAEFCHERGVRHNGIAFGYGHLDPVTLRRALHALTGTLDDHRLPRRSAA, encoded by the coding sequence ATGCGTAGTCCGCGAAGGCTCAGCGTGCCGATCCAGCTCGATCGCGACCTGCCGGAGCCGCTGCACGACCAGCTCGCCGCCCAGCTCCGGCGGGCCATCGCCGGGGGCCGGCTGATCGGCCGGATGCCGTCCACCCGCACCCTGGCCGCGGTGCTGGGGGTCTCGCGCGGGGTCGCGCTGGCGGCGTACGAGGTGCTCCTGGCCGAGGGGCACATCACGGGCCGGCACGGCTCGGGCACGTACGTGTCGGGGCCGGAAGACGGCGCGGTCCCGCGGACGTTGGCCAGGCGCTCGGGCCAGGAAGACGGCGCGGCTCCGCGGGCGGTGGCCGGGCGCTCGGGCCCGGTGGACGCCCGCGAGGCGGTGGTGGACCTGCGGTGGGACCGGCCGAGCACGCAGGCGTTCCCGCTGGCCGCGTGGCGGGCGGCGTGGCGGCGGGCCAGCCACCAGGCGCCGCCCGTGGACGAGCCGCCGGCGGCCGGGCTGCCGGAGCTGCGCGCGGCGATCGCCGCGTACCTGCGCGAGTCGCGCGGCCTGGTGCTCGACGGTCACGAGGTGGTCGTCACGGCGGGCTACGCCGACGCGCTGGCGCTCATCCTGCGGGCCCGGCACGGCGCGGGCGGGGCGCTGATCGCCCTGGAGGACCCGGCCCCGCCGGGGCTCAGGCGGGCGCTCGCCCGGCTCGGCACCGTGCTCCCGCTGCGCACGGACGGTTCGGGCGCGCGTCCCGACCTCGTCCCCGCCGGGTGCGACGTGGTGGCCGTCCTGCCCGAACGCGGCGCGCTCGGCGCCCGGATGCCCACGGAACGCCGCCTGGCCCTGGCCGCGTGGGCGCGTGAGAGTGGCGGCCTCGTGCTCGAACCCGCCTTCGACGGCCTGTTCAACCCCTCGCTCAGCCCGCGCCCCAGCGTCCTGGCCCTGGGCGAGGCGGGGTCCACGGCCATGGTGGGCTCGTTCTGCGACCTGCTCACGCCGACGCTGCGGCTGGCGTTCGCGGTGGTGCCGCGGCGGCTGGCGGGGGCGATCGAGGAGGGCATGTCCGCGGGCCACGGCCAGCCGTCGTCCACCTGCCAGCTCGCGGTGCGCGACCTGCTCGCGTCGGGCTGCGTGGCCGGGCGCGCGGAGCGGCTGTCGGTCCTGTACGGGGCCAAACGGGCGTTCGTCCGGCAGGCGCTCGGGGCCTACCCCGACACCCGCCTGCTCGGGGCCGGCACCGGCGCGGCCGCCGCGCTGCTGCTTCCCGCGGCGGTCAGGGCCGGGTCGGTCGTCGCCGGCCTGCTGGCGCGCCGCGTCCTGGTGGCCGACCTCGCGGAGTTCTGCCACGAGCGCGGGGTCCGGCACAACGGCATCGCCTTCGGCTACGGGCATCTGGACCCGGTCACGCTGCGCAGAGCGCTGCACGCCCTGACCGGCACGCTCGACGACCACCGCCTCCCCCGCCGCTCGGCCGCCTAG
- a CDS encoding aldo/keto reductase: MEQRTLGRTGRQVGTVGLGAWQLGADWGQVTEDEAFATLGAAVDAGVTFIDTADVYGDGRSEQIVGRFAKGRPELTVATKMGRRLEQIPANYVMSNFRAWNERSRQNLGVDTLDLVQLHCPPTPVYSTDAVFDALDTLVAEQKIAAYGVSVETCDEALTAIARPGVASVQIILNAFRLKPLERVLPAARAAGVGIIARVPLASGLLSGRYDEHTTFGADDHRTYNRQGEAFDVGETFSGVDFRTGLEAVRRLAPLVPEGLTMAQFALRWILDQPGVSVVIPGARNASQATANAAAASSPPLPPATLEAVSAVYDDLIRPQVHDRW, encoded by the coding sequence ATGGAACAACGCACGTTGGGACGAACAGGACGCCAGGTGGGCACGGTCGGCCTCGGCGCGTGGCAGCTCGGCGCCGACTGGGGCCAGGTGACGGAGGACGAGGCGTTCGCCACCCTGGGGGCCGCCGTGGACGCCGGGGTCACCTTCATCGACACGGCCGACGTCTACGGCGACGGCCGGAGCGAGCAGATCGTCGGCCGCTTCGCCAAGGGGCGGCCGGAGCTGACCGTGGCCACCAAGATGGGCCGCCGGCTGGAGCAGATCCCGGCCAACTACGTGATGTCCAACTTCCGGGCCTGGAACGAGCGCTCGCGCCAGAACCTCGGTGTGGACACCCTCGACCTGGTCCAGCTCCACTGCCCGCCGACGCCGGTGTACTCGACGGACGCGGTGTTCGACGCCCTGGACACGCTGGTGGCCGAGCAGAAGATCGCCGCGTACGGGGTCAGCGTGGAGACGTGCGACGAGGCGCTGACGGCGATCGCGCGGCCCGGGGTGGCGTCCGTGCAGATCATCCTCAACGCGTTCCGGCTCAAGCCGCTGGAGCGGGTGCTGCCCGCCGCCCGGGCCGCCGGGGTGGGCATCATCGCGCGGGTCCCGCTGGCCAGCGGCCTGCTGTCCGGCCGGTACGACGAGCACACGACCTTCGGCGCGGACGACCACCGCACCTACAACCGGCAGGGGGAGGCGTTCGACGTCGGCGAGACCTTCTCGGGCGTGGACTTCCGCACGGGCCTGGAGGCGGTCCGCCGCCTGGCTCCCCTGGTCCCGGAGGGCCTGACGATGGCCCAGTTCGCGCTCCGCTGGATCCTCGACCAGCCCGGCGTGTCGGTGGTGATCCCCGGCGCCCGCAACGCGTCCCAGGCCACCGCGAACGCGGCCGCCGCGTCGTCCCCGCCGCTGCCGCCGGCCACGCTCGAAGCAGTCTCGGCCGTCTACGACGACCTGATCCGGCCGCAGGTCCACGACCGCTGGTAG
- a CDS encoding helix-turn-helix transcriptional regulator, producing the protein MNRTDRLYALVEDLRAIAPRCRSARELAKRFEVSARTIERDITALQESGVPIYAEPGRKGGYAIDKKMSLPPLNFTPAEAVAIAVALSQAGDQPFGRQARSALRKVVAAMPGSEGDLARELARRVQLVHPPPEPGSAEIRPLGGEGISRAIEEALLRRRVLRLEYADAKGALTSRDVEPGVFLGGRGGFWYLVAWCRLRDDVRVFRLDRIAAATVTAERSPDRPLEGFAADVPNMIVDTAMLD; encoded by the coding sequence GTGAATCGTACCGACCGGCTCTACGCGCTCGTCGAAGACCTGCGCGCCATCGCGCCCCGCTGCCGCTCCGCCCGCGAGCTGGCCAAGCGGTTCGAGGTGAGCGCGCGCACGATCGAGCGCGACATCACCGCCCTGCAGGAGTCAGGGGTGCCGATCTACGCCGAGCCGGGCCGCAAGGGCGGTTACGCGATCGACAAGAAGATGTCCCTGCCCCCGCTCAACTTCACCCCGGCCGAGGCGGTGGCCATCGCGGTGGCGCTCAGCCAGGCCGGCGACCAGCCGTTCGGCCGGCAGGCCCGCAGCGCGTTACGCAAGGTCGTGGCCGCGATGCCGGGCTCCGAGGGCGATCTGGCCAGGGAGCTGGCGCGGCGCGTGCAGCTCGTCCACCCCCCGCCGGAGCCCGGCTCCGCCGAGATCCGGCCGCTCGGGGGCGAGGGCATCTCCCGGGCCATCGAGGAGGCGCTGCTGCGGCGGCGCGTGCTCAGGCTCGAATACGCCGACGCCAAGGGCGCGCTGACCTCGCGGGACGTCGAGCCGGGGGTGTTCCTGGGCGGGCGGGGCGGGTTCTGGTATCTCGTGGCCTGGTGCCGGTTACGCGATGACGTGCGGGTCTTCCGCCTCGATCGCATCGCCGCCGCGACCGTGACCGCCGAGCGCAGCCCCGACCGGCCGCTCGAAGGCTTCGCCGCCGACGTGCCCAACATGATCGTGGACACCGCCATGCTCGATTAG
- a CDS encoding VOC family protein, with product MDNTVTWFEIATDDPEGAQAFYGGLFGWTFSAGEGPIDYRMIGYPGGEQVGGGLFNTKGEFPAHAIFHVQVADVEAACAKSESLGGKVITKVIDDGAGTDFAYLRDTSGSVFGVFHRR from the coding sequence ATGGACAACACCGTGACCTGGTTCGAGATCGCGACCGACGATCCCGAAGGCGCCCAGGCGTTCTACGGCGGGTTGTTCGGCTGGACGTTCAGCGCCGGCGAGGGGCCGATCGACTACCGGATGATCGGCTACCCGGGCGGCGAGCAGGTCGGCGGCGGGCTGTTCAACACCAAGGGCGAGTTCCCGGCGCACGCGATCTTCCACGTGCAGGTGGCCGACGTCGAGGCGGCCTGCGCCAAGAGCGAGTCGCTGGGCGGCAAGGTGATCACGAAGGTGATCGACGACGGCGCCGGCACCGACTTCGCCTACCTGCGTGACACGTCCGGGAGCGTCTTCGGGGTCTTCCACCGCAGGTGA
- a CDS encoding maleylpyruvate isomerase family mycothiol-dependent enzyme, with the protein MTYDSLIDAETARLAALATDLSVPVPTCPGWTLAELITHVGQTHRWAVHVLRNQAQERIWSRQVPSGLAEGQSGDAAWLRAGAAELLGTLRDTDPSTAVWTWGPDRQASWWPRRMLFELVIHRVDAELALGIDPVVPAGVAIDGIEEFLHNLPSATWVTRSLAELEAEGATIHLHANDADGEWTITQGPAGTVEWARGHAKGDCAVQGTAQDLLLMIYGRRSPEALTVYGDADLLKRWLSKAAF; encoded by the coding sequence GTGACATACGACTCGCTCATCGACGCCGAGACCGCCCGCCTGGCGGCCCTGGCCACGGATCTGTCCGTCCCGGTGCCCACGTGCCCGGGATGGACGCTCGCCGAGCTGATCACGCACGTCGGCCAGACGCACCGGTGGGCCGTCCACGTGCTGCGCAACCAGGCCCAGGAGCGGATCTGGTCGCGCCAGGTGCCCAGCGGGCTGGCCGAGGGCCAGAGCGGCGACGCGGCCTGGCTGCGTGCCGGGGCGGCCGAGCTGCTCGGCACGCTCCGCGACACCGACCCCTCGACGGCGGTGTGGACGTGGGGCCCGGACCGGCAGGCGTCGTGGTGGCCCCGCCGGATGCTCTTCGAGCTGGTGATCCACCGGGTCGACGCGGAGCTCGCGCTCGGCATCGACCCGGTCGTCCCGGCCGGGGTCGCGATCGACGGCATCGAGGAGTTTCTGCACAACCTGCCGTCCGCGACCTGGGTGACCCGGTCGCTGGCGGAGCTCGAGGCGGAGGGGGCCACGATCCACCTCCATGCGAACGACGCCGACGGCGAGTGGACCATCACCCAGGGCCCGGCCGGGACGGTCGAGTGGGCGCGCGGGCACGCCAAGGGCGACTGCGCCGTGCAGGGGACGGCCCAGGACCTGCTGCTCATGATCTACGGCCGGCGCTCGCCCGAGGCGCTGACCGTCTACGGCGACGCGGACCTCCTCAAGCGCTGGCTGTCCAAGGCCGCCTTCTGA
- a CDS encoding alpha/beta hydrolase, whose protein sequence is MRRVLAALLIPVVAGCSTVPAEPATQSTADPGTISWGPCTDIKRPGGEPPASQDSSVRCGKLAVPLDYNKPDGEKLDLALIKLPTTGKNRLGSVVFNFGGPGASGVDTLDQAAKALTGLRARYDLISFDPRGVERSSGVRCGDSAEMDRFTALDTLPSNNQTRQETAAANKQFAAACQQHSGKILPYIGTVNAARDMDRIRAAVGDPKLNYVGMSYGTQLGAVYATEFPKMVGRMVLDAPLDPTVTFEQRTLVQTRGFQKAYESFLRSCVKNKCDFGTDQQSANANVDKLMKQLTTQPLKVGTRELTQGLAGTGVAAALYSELTWPFLEQALSEAIKGHGDALLYLADSYTGRSQDGKYSTQMTSFPAITCVDTSERPSEAELRRTEAAAMRISPLFGSEGSGGLCRVWPAKGSDQARHVNATGSAPIVVIGGKGDPATPYEWAPRLTAQLKTARLVTYEGEGHGAYLSGSKCVLELVDSFLIDGKLPQKGATCPAA, encoded by the coding sequence ATGCGACGCGTCCTAGCCGCCCTGCTCATCCCGGTCGTCGCCGGTTGCTCCACCGTGCCGGCCGAGCCCGCCACGCAGTCGACGGCGGACCCCGGCACGATCAGCTGGGGGCCGTGCACCGACATCAAGCGTCCCGGCGGCGAGCCACCGGCCAGCCAGGACAGTTCGGTACGGTGCGGGAAGCTGGCCGTCCCGCTGGACTACAACAAGCCCGACGGTGAGAAGCTGGACCTGGCGCTCATCAAGCTGCCCACCACGGGCAAGAACCGGCTGGGCTCGGTGGTGTTCAACTTCGGCGGTCCCGGCGCCTCCGGCGTCGACACGCTCGACCAGGCCGCCAAGGCGCTCACCGGGCTGCGCGCCCGATACGACCTGATCAGCTTCGACCCGCGCGGCGTGGAGCGCAGCTCCGGCGTGCGCTGCGGCGACTCCGCGGAGATGGACAGGTTCACCGCGCTGGACACGCTGCCGTCGAACAACCAGACCCGCCAGGAGACCGCGGCGGCCAACAAGCAGTTCGCCGCCGCCTGCCAGCAGCACTCCGGCAAGATCCTCCCGTACATCGGGACCGTGAACGCCGCCCGCGACATGGACCGGATCCGCGCCGCGGTGGGCGACCCCAAGCTCAACTACGTCGGCATGTCGTACGGCACGCAGCTCGGCGCCGTGTACGCCACCGAGTTCCCCAAGATGGTGGGCCGCATGGTGCTCGACGCGCCGCTCGACCCGACGGTGACGTTCGAGCAGCGCACGCTGGTGCAGACGCGCGGGTTCCAGAAGGCGTACGAGAGCTTCCTGCGCTCGTGCGTCAAGAACAAGTGCGACTTCGGCACGGACCAGCAGAGCGCCAACGCGAACGTCGACAAGCTGATGAAGCAGCTCACCACCCAGCCGCTGAAGGTCGGCACCCGCGAGCTCACCCAGGGCCTGGCCGGCACGGGCGTGGCGGCGGCGCTGTACTCGGAGCTGACCTGGCCGTTCCTGGAGCAGGCGCTCTCGGAGGCGATCAAGGGGCACGGCGACGCGCTGCTCTACCTGGCCGACTCCTACACCGGCCGCTCCCAGGACGGCAAATACTCCACGCAGATGACCAGCTTCCCGGCCATCACCTGCGTGGACACCTCCGAACGGCCCAGCGAGGCCGAGCTGCGCCGCACCGAGGCGGCCGCCATGAGGATCTCGCCGCTGTTCGGCAGCGAGGGGTCCGGCGGGCTGTGCCGGGTCTGGCCGGCCAAGGGCAGCGATCAGGCGCGGCACGTGAACGCCACCGGCTCCGCCCCGATCGTCGTGATCGGCGGCAAGGGCGACCCCGCCACGCCGTACGAGTGGGCGCCCAGGCTGACGGCCCAGCTCAAGACCGCCAGGCTGGTGACGTACGAGGGCGAGGGGCACGGCGCCTACCTGTCGGGCAGCAAGTGCGTGCTGGAGCTCGTGGACTCGTTCCTGATCGACGGCAAGCTGCCGCAGAAGGGCGCGACCTGCCCGGCGGCCTAG
- the aceE gene encoding pyruvate dehydrogenase (acetyl-transferring), homodimeric type codes for MASGRQRFSIISDGLPSQLPDVDPSETNEWLESLDNVVKTEGRTRARYLMLRMLERAREHQVGVPGLRSTDYINTIPPEREPWFPGDEHVERRIRAYIRWNAAIMVSRANARTNVGGHIATYASAASLYEVGFNHFFRGKDHGESGDQVFFQGHAAPGIYARAFLEGRLNEAQLDAFRQELSHGFHGLPSYPHPRLMPDFWEFPTVSMGLGPIGAIYQARFNRYLLNRQIKDTSRSHVWAFLGDGEMDEPESLGAIGLAAREELDNLTFVINCNLQRLDGPVRGNGKIIQELESYFRGAGWNVIKVVWGRDWDPLLAADVDGVLVNQMNTTPDGQFQTYSVESGEYIRDNFFSGDPRLRKMVEHLTDDDIRKLSRGGHDYRKVYAAFKAAREHVGQPTVILAQTIKGWTLGKDFEARNATHQMKKLTKAELKEFRDRLYLPIPDSALEGELPPYFHPGENDPEIQYMKERRAALGGVLPKRVMRAKPVKLPGDEVYGGFAKGSGKQQVATTMAFVRLLKDLMRDKEIGHRFVPIIPDEARTFGLDAMFPTAKIYSPHGQTYEAVDRDLLLSYKEATQGQILHEGISESGSMASAIAAGTAYATHGEHMIPIYIFYSMFGWQRTGDQMWQMGDQMGRGFLLGATAGRTTLNGEGLQHEDGHTPLIASTNPAAISYDPSWAFEVAHIVKDGLRRMYGDQPEDVFYYLTVYNEPYLQPAQPANLDVQGLLKGLYKFADGPQTQGPKANILSSGVAGPWAMEAQRLLAEDWGVSADVWSATSWSELRRDALACEEHNLLNPDAEQRVPYVTQALSQAQGPFVGVSDYMKAVQDQIAQWVPGDWSSLGTDGFGLSDTRSALRRHFHVDAASITLAVLTSLVKRGELDGEVLREAIARYHLKNGVTEAGGAESNDTQSMGV; via the coding sequence GTGGCTTCCGGACGCCAGCGATTCTCGATCATCAGCGACGGCCTACCCAGCCAGCTGCCTGATGTCGACCCCAGCGAGACCAACGAGTGGCTCGAGTCTCTCGACAACGTCGTCAAGACCGAAGGCCGCACCAGAGCCCGCTACCTCATGCTGCGCATGCTGGAGCGGGCCCGCGAGCACCAGGTCGGCGTGCCGGGTTTGCGGAGCACCGACTACATCAACACGATCCCGCCGGAGCGCGAGCCCTGGTTCCCCGGTGACGAGCACGTCGAACGCCGCATCCGCGCCTACATCCGCTGGAACGCGGCCATCATGGTGTCCAGGGCCAACGCCCGCACCAACGTCGGCGGCCACATCGCCACCTACGCCTCCGCCGCCTCCCTCTACGAAGTGGGCTTCAACCACTTCTTCCGCGGCAAGGACCACGGCGAGTCGGGCGACCAGGTCTTCTTCCAGGGGCACGCCGCCCCGGGCATCTACGCCCGCGCCTTCCTCGAGGGCCGCCTCAACGAGGCCCAGCTCGACGCGTTCCGGCAGGAGTTGTCGCACGGCTTCCACGGCCTGCCCTCCTACCCCCACCCGCGCCTCATGCCGGACTTCTGGGAGTTCCCGACGGTCTCCATGGGCCTCGGCCCGATCGGCGCGATCTACCAGGCGCGGTTCAACCGCTATCTGCTCAACCGGCAGATCAAGGACACCAGCCGCAGCCACGTGTGGGCGTTCCTGGGTGACGGCGAGATGGACGAGCCCGAGTCGCTCGGCGCGATCGGCCTGGCGGCCCGCGAGGAGCTCGACAACCTCACGTTCGTGATCAACTGCAACCTGCAGCGGCTCGACGGTCCCGTACGCGGCAACGGCAAGATCATCCAGGAGCTGGAGTCCTACTTCCGCGGCGCCGGCTGGAACGTCATCAAGGTCGTGTGGGGCCGCGACTGGGACCCGCTGCTGGCGGCCGACGTCGACGGCGTGCTGGTCAACCAGATGAACACCACGCCCGACGGCCAGTTCCAGACCTACTCGGTCGAGTCCGGCGAGTACATCCGCGACAACTTCTTCAGCGGCGACCCGCGCCTGCGCAAGATGGTCGAGCACCTGACCGACGACGACATCCGCAAGCTGTCGCGCGGCGGCCACGACTACCGCAAGGTCTACGCGGCGTTCAAGGCGGCCCGCGAGCACGTCGGCCAGCCGACCGTGATCCTCGCCCAGACGATCAAGGGCTGGACGCTGGGCAAGGACTTCGAGGCGCGCAACGCCACCCACCAGATGAAGAAGCTCACCAAGGCCGAGCTGAAGGAGTTCCGCGACCGGCTCTACCTGCCGATCCCGGACTCGGCCCTGGAGGGGGAGCTGCCGCCGTACTTCCACCCGGGCGAGAACGACCCCGAGATCCAGTACATGAAGGAGCGCCGCGCGGCGCTCGGCGGCGTGCTGCCCAAGCGGGTCATGCGCGCCAAGCCGGTCAAGCTGCCCGGCGACGAGGTCTACGGCGGCTTCGCCAAGGGCTCGGGCAAGCAGCAGGTCGCCACCACGATGGCGTTCGTGCGGCTGCTGAAGGACCTCATGCGCGACAAGGAGATCGGCCACCGGTTCGTGCCGATCATCCCGGACGAGGCGCGTACGTTCGGTCTCGACGCCATGTTCCCGACGGCCAAGATCTACTCCCCGCACGGCCAGACGTACGAGGCCGTCGACAGGGATCTGCTGCTGTCGTACAAGGAGGCCACGCAGGGCCAGATCCTGCACGAGGGCATCAGCGAGTCGGGCTCGATGGCCTCGGCCATCGCGGCCGGCACCGCCTACGCCACGCACGGCGAGCACATGATCCCGATCTACATCTTCTACTCGATGTTCGGGTGGCAGCGCACCGGCGACCAGATGTGGCAGATGGGCGACCAGATGGGCCGCGGCTTCCTGCTCGGCGCCACCGCGGGCCGCACCACGCTCAACGGTGAGGGCCTGCAGCACGAGGACGGCCACACGCCGCTCATCGCCTCCACCAACCCGGCCGCGATCTCCTACGACCCGTCGTGGGCGTTCGAGGTGGCCCACATCGTCAAGGACGGCCTGCGGAGGATGTACGGCGACCAGCCGGAGGACGTCTTCTACTACCTGACCGTCTACAACGAGCCCTACCTGCAGCCCGCCCAGCCGGCCAACCTCGACGTGCAGGGCCTGCTCAAGGGCCTGTACAAGTTCGCCGACGGGCCGCAGACCCAGGGTCCGAAGGCCAACATCCTGTCCTCCGGCGTGGCGGGCCCGTGGGCGATGGAGGCGCAGCGGCTGCTGGCCGAGGACTGGGGCGTCTCGGCCGACGTGTGGTCGGCGACGTCGTGGTCCGAGCTGCGCCGCGACGCGCTGGCCTGCGAGGAGCACAACCTGCTCAACCCCGACGCCGAGCAGCGCGTCCCGTACGTCACCCAGGCGCTCTCCCAGGCGCAGGGCCCGTTCGTGGGCGTCAGCGACTACATGAAGGCCGTGCAGGACCAGATCGCGCAGTGGGTGCCGGGTGACTGGTCCTCGCTGGGCACCGACGGGTTCGGCCTGTCCGACACCCGCTCGGCGCTGCGCCGCCACTTCCACGTCGACGCCGCCTCGATCACGCTGGCCGTGCTGACCAGCCTGGTCAAGCGGGGCGAGCTCGACGGCGAGGTGCTGCGCGAGGCGATCGCCCGCTACCACCTCAAGAACGGCGTCACCGAGGCGGGCGGCGCGGAGAGCAACGACACCCAGTCGATGGGCGTCTGA
- a CDS encoding DUF1918 domain-containing protein, translated as MNAAVGDRLLVHGHAVGEGDRSGVIVEVQGLDGGPPYMVRFDDGHTGLVFPGPDAVVVHK; from the coding sequence ATGAATGCTGCGGTAGGAGACCGGCTCCTGGTGCACGGGCATGCCGTTGGCGAGGGGGACCGGAGTGGTGTGATTGTGGAGGTCCAGGGCCTCGACGGGGGGCCTCCCTACATGGTGCGCTTCGACGACGGGCACACCGGCCTGGTGTTTCCCGGGCCGGACGCCGTCGTGGTGCATAAGTAA